The Desulfofundulus salinus genome includes the window GTTGTGTTGCCGCGCCTGTTTGGGATCATACAGGGCAGGTCATAGCGTCTATAAGTGTTTCAGGACCGGCATATCGTTTAACCCGGGAAAGAGTACCTGAACTGGCGGTTAAAGTTAAGGAAACCGGATTGAAGATCTCTCGCCGTCTCGGCTATTGTCCTTAATTATGTAGGGAGACATGGTGTCATATTGTGGTATAATAGTTAATTAATGGGCCTTTTCTTTTAAAAGTAATATGAAACAAGATACCATAATATGAAACAACCAGGCGCTTTGGCCCCAGAGCAAAGAAAAACCGAGGTGAATTTAATGAGTTTGGATCTGATAACAGATACCGGTCTCGTTGTTATTATTCGGGGAACGAAAAAGGAAGAATTGTTACCGGTAGTTGATGCTCTTCGGGAAGGAGGTGTTAAGGTAATAGAGGTAACCTGCAACACTCCGGGAGCCCTGGAAATGATCGGTGAACTAAGGAACAAATTTGGTAACGAATTATCAGTAGGAGCCGGTACGGTACTGGACCGGGAAACAGCCAGGCTGGCTATTTTAGCAGGGGCTCAATTTCTCATCTCACCGCACCTTTCCAGAGAGGTAGTAGAATTAGGAAATCTCTACGGTAAGGCAGTGATACCGGGAATAATGACTCCCACTGAAATTGCCCAGGCCCTCCAATGGGGCGTAAAGATGGTGAAGGTATTTCCGGCAGCGGCTCTCGGGGCGAAATATTTTACTGACGTTTTAGGTCCCCTTGCTCAAACACAGCTGATGGCAGTGGGTGGTGTAAATATTGCTAATGCCGGTGACTTTCTGCAGGCTGGGGCAACGGCTCTAGGCATTGGCAGCGATCTGGTAAACAGAGAGGTAGCACGAAGGGGTAGCTACCGGGAAATTACCGCTAAAGCAAGGCAATATTTAAAAATAATCACCGAGGTAAGACAAAAAAACGTCCAATGACTACTGACTTTACAATTCGTTTTTAAGGGAGAGGACTAAGATGCCGGAAGTAGT containing:
- a CDS encoding bifunctional 4-hydroxy-2-oxoglutarate aldolase/2-dehydro-3-deoxy-phosphogluconate aldolase; its protein translation is MSLDLITDTGLVVIIRGTKKEELLPVVDALREGGVKVIEVTCNTPGALEMIGELRNKFGNELSVGAGTVLDRETARLAILAGAQFLISPHLSREVVELGNLYGKAVIPGIMTPTEIAQALQWGVKMVKVFPAAALGAKYFTDVLGPLAQTQLMAVGGVNIANAGDFLQAGATALGIGSDLVNREVARRGSYREITAKARQYLKIITEVRQKNVQ